One window from the genome of Plasmodium relictum strain SGS1 genome assembly, chromosome: 12 encodes:
- a CDS encoding ubiquinol-cytochrome c reductase iron-sulfur subunit, putative: MIRIKNINFFLQCSLLRKNQLNKLSKRFGGTFNHNIKENEKIPPASENPSYKNLFDHAEDIKLWEIEEKENISHKKVDDLSELVEPSNHPHQYEGFFVRTRYAHYNQTAEPVFPRKPDLEKGELASGANVTRTDVWHNPNEPAVVSVGKFEPSNFRPAGYAENAPNPDSINSDYHPDFREYRLRKGHADRRTFMYFISASYFFIMSSIMRSTICKVVHFWWISRDLVAAGTTEVDIKSVNPGQQVIIKWRGKPVFVKHRTPDEIERAKEEDKLIETMKDPQLDSDRTIKPEWLINIGVCTHLGCIPVEGGNFNGYFCPCHGSHYDNSGRIRQGPAPSNLEIPPYEFVDENTIKIG, from the coding sequence atgattaggataaaaaatatcaatttttttctacAATGCAgtttattaagaaaaaatcaaCTAAATAAATTAAGTAAAAGATTTGGTGGGACATTTAATCacaatattaaagaaaatgaaaaaattccACCAGCATCTGAAAACCCCAGTTATAAGAATTTGTTTGATCATGCAGAAGACATAAAATTATGggaaatagaagaaaaagaaaatattagtCACAAAAAAGTTGATGATTTATCAGAGTTAGTTGAACCATCTAATCATCCACATCAATATGAAGGGTTTTTTGTAAGGACCAGATATGCTCATTATAATCAAACAGCTGAACCTGTATTTCCAAGAAAGCCAGATTTAGAAAAAGGAGAGTTAGCTAGTGGAGCAAATGTTACTAGAACAGATGTTTGGCATAACCCAAATGAACCAGCAGTAGTTTCAGTAGGAAAATTTGAGCCAAGTAATTTTAGACCAGCAGGATATGCAGAAAATGCACCAAATCCTGATAGTATTAATTCAGATTACCATCCTGATTTCAGAGAATATAGATTAAGAAAAGGGCATGCAGATAGGAGAACgtttatgtattttattaGTGCatcctatttttttattatgtctTCAATTATGAGATCAACCATATGCAAAGTGGTACATTTCTGGTGGATTTCAAGAGATTTAGTTGCAGCTGGTACAACAGAAGTAGACATAAAATCTGTTAACCCAGGTCAACAAGTGATTATAAAATGGAGAGGAAAACCTGTTTTTGTCAAACATAGAACACCAGATGAAATTGAAAGAGCAAAAGAAGAAGATAAATTAATTGAAACAATGAAAGATCCACAATTAGATTCAGACAGAACAATTAAACCTGAATGGTTAATAAATATAGGAGTGTGTACACATTTAGGGTGTATACCTGTAGAAGGAGGAAATTTTAATGGATATTTTTGTCCATGTCATGGATCACATTATGACAATTCAGGAAGAATTCGTCAAGGGCCTGCACCATCTAATTTGGAAATACCTCCATATGAATTTGTTGATGAAAATACTATAAAAATTggttaa